The sequence below is a genomic window from Deltaproteobacteria bacterium.
CGCACCCAACGCCTACAATTTTCTCGATCCTGGCGAGTTGATCGACCGTAGCGCCGAGGCCATTCCAAGTCGTGACGAACGGAACAGCGACGAGTGGCATGCGACGGTGAAGTTTCTGGTACGGGCGTTGACGTGCGGTGAGGAGGCCCGTTCCCGGGCGATGCTGAGGCTCGTCCAAGTTGCTTTGGCGGGACGCCTTACGGCTGAAGAAGAGAGGACCGTGGGTGCCGCCATCTGGGCTACCGATGACAGTGACGGCGGAGGTCTTCCAGGCGAGAACCGGATCAGGCATTGGGTATATCTCTGCTTGCCGGAGCCCGAGCCTGGGTTCGCGCAGGCGTGGTTTCGAGAAAAATGGATGTCGGCTGTTGAACTATCCGATGTCAACGACGAATCGCTGGACAACATGCTCTTCCACGTAGCCGACGCCCTGGAACATTCTCAACGTTACGGCTTCTCATTTGAACTCGACAAAGGGGATAAGGAGTATTTGACCAGTGTCCTGCGTCGATGGGCAGTTGCGCCTACGCCCCTTCCTTGGATTCTGTCCGACCCGTTCGGACAAGCGCGGAGGGATCTGCTGCGGAACGGCATTCGCGGCGCGGCTACGCTATTGATGCACCTGCAGGTGCCCGAAGATGTCGGCGAGGCCTTGTACAGAAAGTATCAACAGTTCGGCGAGGCGGACGTAACTGCTATGCCGCTGCTGGTGGGTCTGGTCAGGTCGCTGAAGGGGCGAGAGGCTGAGATTCACACGGCGCTGAGAAAAGGCTTGGCTTCTGACGACCCGCGGCTTGTTTCGAATGCGGCGATTGCCATGCAGTTCTGGCTCTATTTCGCACGACGGTCCATGGCCCCTCGACCACCTTCGGACCTGATTCGCGAGATCGGTGTGCTCGTGGCCACTCGCCGAATCGAGGCTCTTGGCGATGCGCTGTGGGTGGCGGAATGGGTGTTCGCGAAAGGAGAAGACGGCGACCGGCAGGAACTCCGACAGCTTGCGGTGGAAGGGTTGATGTACCTTATCGACGATCTTGACTACCGCCGCAAGTTCTCGAAAGAGGCGGATGTCCCTTTGCTGCGGTGGCGATGCGTCTGTTTGGCTCGCGCCATGCAAAAGGCGGGCTGCGAGGATAAGGCCGTGATGGACTGGCTAGCGGTGGCGCAAGAGGATCCCCTGCCGGAGGTTCGACAGAAGGTGTCCGACATCGTGGTAGACCCGCACGCGAATGTCGCCGGTCCATGACTGCGGCAACGCCGTTGGTCGCGGGCATGCCGCTGGTGCCGGCCACTGGCGTGGATACTCAAGCAGAGCCATATGCGCGGTATCCGGGTGGCCAGGGAAGGGTGACATTGGACGCCGAGGAGGCAATGGAGACGCTACGTGGTGGCCTGTGGCACACGACGAGCGAAGAACGATTTGAAGGAATCAGATCGCGGAAGGCCATTCTGTCGAAACCGCCGCTCGGGGAGGACGAGCGGTGGGGAACCCTGATTGGTCCGGAGGGCTGGCCGTATGTCCGAACTTTGGGCGGGGTGAGCCTGTTCGACTTCGCCGGGTTCGACCCGGAAGCCTACGAGGAGAGATGTCCGTCGAGTTCGTGGCGGGAGTTCGTGCCGTTTCAACGATACTGGGGAGCTTCGGTGTGGATCGAGATTGACCGGGAGAAGGCGGCTGACGCCTTGGTGAAAGCCGATGAGTTGGTAGCGCGCTGGAACCTTGAGAAGGCGTACCGACATAGAATCATGCCCTATATCGAAGCGTGTTACCTGGGCGATGTGCCAAGCTGGTTGTTTGTGCGTGCGTTGGTGGTTGGCACCGGCGACACGGAGTTTCGGTCGATAGACGTGTGACGACCCGCCTAGTCGGGTTGTCGAATGAGCGTCGATGCCGGATCGGTGCTACATTTCCATCTCGAACCCGCGCTCACGGACCTTCTCCGGTTCCGGTTCCCGTTCCGGCGCTGCCGGCGCGTCCCTGTCATGGTCCCGGCCCGGATCGGCATCGGGCGGCGCATGTCCTCCTTCCGCTCCGATCGCCGCGCCCCTGTCCCTGGCGACTTCCTTCACCGTCGACTTGTCCAAGGCCGGTTCCACCGCTTCCAGCGCCGCGATCCGCTCTCCGGTGACGGACTCCAGCCGCTCGCGCAGCGCCCTGGCGTCATCGGTGACGATCTCCGCTCCGTGGCGCGCCCGGCTGATCTCCACGTAGAAGGTCTTGCGCGTGGTCAGGTGAGGATGTCCGGCCTCCATCACCGCGATCACGTTGTCCACGGTGCGTCCCTGGAACCCGTGCACGGTCGCGCCCCATGCGTGGTCAAGGTGACGGAGTTGGGGATCGTGCTTGCCGATCTCCAGCCTGCGCCCGTCCTCGAGCCGGAAGGAGACACGGCCGCCCCGGACGGAAGCGATCTCGGCCACGCCGCTGTTCACGAGCCCCAGGGCGTTGTCGTTCCGGGTCCAGCGGATGCGGTCGCCGGCACGGAGTTCGATGCCCTCGCCGCGGTAGACCTCGACGGCGCCGCGCCTGGCTCCGACCATGCGCGGCCGCCACGGCACTTCCTCTCCCTTCGGACCCTCCAGGAACACGGTGCCGATGCCCTGGTCCACGCGCGCGATCCGGCGCTCGTCGCCCTTCGCCACCCCGAGACTCGGGTAGTCGCGGTGGAACGCCACGACGTCGCCCGGAGCGTAGTTGGCGGCGACCGTCTTTTCCGCGTTGGTGTAGCCGTGGGAGACCAGCCGCTGGCCCTCGAAGGCCGGGCCCCGGAGGACGCCGTCGCGCGCGAGGCGCTCGCGGATGTGCCCGTTGATGGCCCGGCGCAGCTCGTGGCTCGGCGCCATCAGTCCGGTATTCTCGCGCTCTCGCTCGGAGAGCCTCAGCCACCGCGCGGCGGCCGCCCCCGCGAGGTTGCGGGGATTGACTTCCGCCACGCGGCCGCCAAGCTTCGCGAAGGCGCGCCTGATGTCGCCCCCGA
It includes:
- a CDS encoding AAA family ATPase, whose protein sequence is GIESETLQRFLARYDGVARGRLSRKGERGLRAAFRKNVLVVDEGSLASTVQARDLLRIANALRIPRVVLVGDEKQLDAVDAGKPFAQLQRAGMRTAVMDEILRQKDPELREAVEASLGGDIRRAFAKLGGRVAEVNPRNLAGAAAARWLRLSERERENTGLMAPSHELRRAINGHIRERLARDGVLRGPAFEGQRLVSHGYTNAEKTVAANYAPGDVVAFHRDYPSLGVAKGDERRIARVDQGIGTVFLEGPKGEEVPWRPRMVGARRGAVEVYRGEGIELRAGDRIRWTRNDNALGLVNSGVAEIASVRGGRVSFRLEDGRRLEIGKHDPQLRHLDHAWGATVHGFQGRTVDNVIAVMEAGHPHLTTRKTFYVEISRARHGAEIVTDDARALRERLESVTGERIAALEAVEPALDKSTVKEVARDRGAAIGAEGGHAPPDADPGRDHDRDAPAAPEREPEPEKVRERGFEMEM